In one Bacillota bacterium genomic region, the following are encoded:
- a CDS encoding carboxylesterase family protein codes for MITAVKVTGGYVSGIEEGKDITVFKGIPYAAPPVGEMRWKAPQPVIPWDGVRKADAFGNACSQNTNLIHPYYKREFKLDPNPMSEDCLYLNIWTPAVSKNAKLPVMMWIHGGSFRQGYGNEIELNGEKLAKRGVVVVTINYRLGVFGFLTHPELSAENNDGVSGNYGLLDQIAALKWIKDNITVFGGDPDNVTIFGQSSGAMCVQALSVSPVTKGLFSKAIMQSGGGIHMMEYPKLKDAEKQGVEFAEKLQKHSLRELRNTSAEELVSAASGFSPDPTAFRLNTDGAVLPEDVSEAIYHGHQHNIPIIIGSTADEMRMVFKNMPEEIFRRNMMYYGKYADKFVNMFYTDNKLTDIDNYMAYHIAGAALALAQIQNRQKGRKPLYLYFFNRRLPGDDSGAFHNCELWYVFETLDKCWRPFEKADYELSGAVAGYWTSFAKTGDPNGDGLPEWSPYTNEAPYAMGFCDKSEMIKQADPRVQFISDFFLGRLI; via the coding sequence ATGATTACTGCAGTTAAGGTGACCGGCGGATATGTATCGGGTATTGAAGAAGGAAAAGACATAACTGTTTTCAAGGGGATTCCATATGCCGCCCCTCCTGTGGGCGAGATGCGCTGGAAAGCGCCGCAGCCGGTGATTCCGTGGGACGGTGTCCGCAAGGCTGACGCCTTTGGCAATGCGTGCTCGCAGAATACAAATCTTATTCATCCCTATTATAAACGTGAGTTTAAACTCGACCCGAACCCTATGAGCGAGGACTGTCTCTATCTAAATATATGGACTCCAGCGGTGTCCAAAAATGCGAAACTGCCGGTGATGATGTGGATCCACGGAGGAAGCTTTCGTCAGGGATATGGCAATGAGATAGAATTAAACGGAGAAAAGCTTGCGAAAAGGGGCGTTGTAGTCGTTACGATAAATTACCGGCTCGGGGTTTTCGGCTTTTTGACGCATCCTGAGCTTTCGGCGGAAAACAATGACGGCGTTTCCGGCAACTATGGACTGCTTGACCAGATTGCCGCTCTCAAATGGATAAAAGACAATATCACTGTTTTTGGCGGTGACCCTGACAACGTCACCATTTTCGGTCAGTCTTCGGGGGCTATGTGTGTGCAGGCGCTGTCTGTGTCACCTGTGACAAAAGGGCTTTTTTCAAAAGCGATCATGCAGAGCGGCGGCGGCATCCACATGATGGAATATCCAAAACTTAAGGATGCTGAAAAACAAGGGGTTGAATTTGCTGAGAAATTACAAAAGCACTCATTGCGGGAACTCAGAAATACATCCGCCGAGGAGCTTGTTTCGGCGGCATCCGGTTTTTCGCCTGATCCTACCGCATTCCGGCTCAATACAGACGGAGCGGTATTGCCCGAAGATGTTTCTGAAGCTATATACCACGGCCATCAGCACAACATTCCTATCATTATAGGGTCGACTGCCGATGAAATGAGAATGGTGTTCAAAAACATGCCGGAAGAAATTTTTCGCAGGAATATGATGTATTATGGCAAATATGCAGACAAATTTGTAAATATGTTTTATACTGATAACAAACTAACAGACATAGATAATTATATGGCGTATCACATCGCCGGCGCCGCTTTGGCGCTTGCGCAGATACAAAACCGTCAAAAGGGCAGAAAGCCGCTCTATCTTTACTTCTTCAACAGGCGGCTGCCGGGCGACGACAGCGGGGCTTTTCACAACTGCGAATTATGGTATGTCTTTGAGACGCTGGATAAATGCTGGAGGCCGTTTGAGAAAGCAGATTATGAGCTGTCTGGCGCAGTGGCTGGATATTGGACTAGTTTTGCCAAAACGGGCGATCCAAACGGCGATGGGCTGCCGGAATGGTCGCCTTACACAAACGAGGCCCCTTACGCTATGGGCTTTTGCGATAAATCGGAAATGATAAAGCAGGCTGACCCAAGGGTTCAGTTTATAAGTGATTTTTTTCTTGGCAGGTTAATTTAA